One segment of candidate division KSB1 bacterium DNA contains the following:
- a CDS encoding aminotransferase class V-fold PLP-dependent enzyme, with translation MQLTDANGSARRDELFERLRREVVGLEVQYTLATGERTRRIYLDSTASTLRLKVVQEVLDKFQPYYSNTHSLLHFGAKLSTREYQWAHDMVLEFVRANPEIYTAFFVGSGTTGGMNRVACTLREKRPARDVVITTIMEHHSNDLPHRKHFREVVHIPAAMAAHSLGCVNLRRLEEALREHHDKVNYVAITGVSNVTGIINPVHDVAEMAHRYGALIVVDAAQMTAHVPIQMSGHDNPARDLDVLVFSGHKIYAPGSPGVVVTRQELFAGLEPQEVGGGMVETVYLNRYTLSQKFPDREEAGTPNICGAIGLAAALYALNQIGMDYIAEEECRLIAYAIAKLSTVDDLIIYGETDCTQCQRTGAISFNLKNMDHGLVAAALNDYFNISVRNECFCAHPYVREMVTMSLAEEAERLSDEALEQLAELHRGMVRASFGIYSTEKDVDALVAALKHITANKDFYRAQYLRLPNGDYEHKTFKFDHTKIFSIRGEVDAWLQAQCVQPRV, from the coding sequence ATGCAATTGACAGACGCAAACGGCAGCGCACGCCGGGATGAGCTTTTTGAGAGGCTGCGGCGCGAGGTCGTCGGCCTGGAGGTGCAATATACGCTGGCGACCGGCGAGCGCACCCGGCGGATTTATCTCGACAGCACGGCGAGCACGCTGCGGCTGAAGGTGGTGCAGGAGGTGCTCGACAAGTTTCAACCTTATTACTCCAACACCCACAGCCTGCTGCATTTTGGCGCCAAACTTTCCACGCGGGAGTATCAATGGGCGCACGACATGGTGCTGGAGTTCGTGCGTGCGAACCCTGAAATTTACACCGCCTTCTTTGTCGGCAGCGGCACGACCGGCGGCATGAATCGCGTGGCCTGTACCCTTCGCGAGAAACGTCCGGCGCGCGATGTGGTCATCACCACGATCATGGAGCATCACTCCAACGATCTGCCGCACCGCAAGCATTTTCGCGAAGTCGTGCACATTCCCGCGGCGATGGCGGCGCATTCGCTCGGCTGTGTCAATCTGCGCCGGCTCGAAGAGGCGCTGCGCGAGCATCATGACAAGGTCAATTACGTCGCCATCACCGGCGTTTCCAATGTCACCGGCATCATCAACCCGGTTCACGATGTGGCGGAAATGGCGCACCGCTACGGGGCGCTGATCGTGGTGGATGCGGCGCAGATGACGGCGCACGTGCCGATACAAATGAGCGGCCATGACAACCCGGCGCGCGATCTCGACGTGCTGGTTTTTTCCGGACACAAGATTTATGCGCCCGGCTCTCCCGGTGTGGTTGTCACGCGCCAGGAGTTGTTTGCGGGATTGGAGCCGCAGGAAGTGGGCGGCGGCATGGTGGAGACGGTTTACCTCAACCGCTACACCCTGTCGCAAAAATTTCCGGATCGCGAAGAGGCCGGCACACCCAACATCTGCGGTGCGATCGGGCTGGCTGCGGCATTGTATGCGCTCAACCAAATCGGCATGGACTACATTGCCGAAGAAGAGTGCAGGCTCATCGCGTATGCCATTGCAAAACTCAGCACGGTCGACGATCTGATCATTTACGGGGAAACGGATTGCACGCAATGCCAGCGCACCGGCGCCATCTCATTCAACCTGAAAAACATGGACCACGGCCTGGTGGCGGCGGCACTCAACGATTATTTCAACATCTCGGTGCGCAACGAGTGTTTCTGTGCCCATCCCTACGTGCGCGAGATGGTGACGATGAGTCTGGCGGAGGAGGCGGAGCGGCTTTCCGATGAAGCGCTCGAACAACTGGCGGAGTTGCACCGCGGCATGGTGCGCGCCAGCTTCGGCATTTACAGCACCGAGAAAGACGTCGATGCGCTGGTGGCGGCGCTCAAGCACATCACCGCCAACAAGGATTTTTATCGCGCACAATACCTGCGCCTGCCCAACGGCGATTATGAGCACAAGACGTTCAAATTCGATCACACAAAAATTTTTTCCATTCGAGGCGAAGTGGATGCCTGGCTGCAAGCGCAGTGCGTCCAACCCAGGGTATGA
- a CDS encoding DUF4394 domain-containing protein, with protein sequence MRWGMPVLALLCVACEDQVVQPQVKGRPLYAVDSGNNLVRFGSLSPDTVTSKAISGLQPGEVIVGIDFRPVDGRLYGLSNFSRVYTIDTVSAAALPVRSTPLSTGLVGSSFGFGFNPVPDKMRVHSNAEQDLRVDPVTGALAQDSTLAFDNSDPYFGANPNIVGTAYTNSVAGATSTALYAIDSNWDLLVYLPSPNNGRMLTIGDLGVNTNDFVGFDISAPDGLAYAALTVAGNGRSSLYLINLATGAASLQGGIGGNLPVHTLAVAP encoded by the coding sequence ATGCGATGGGGCATGCCCGTGCTGGCGTTGTTGTGCGTCGCTTGTGAAGACCAGGTGGTGCAACCACAAGTCAAAGGCCGCCCGCTCTATGCCGTCGACAGCGGCAACAACCTGGTTCGCTTTGGCAGCCTCAGCCCGGATACGGTGACCAGCAAGGCCATCTCCGGACTGCAGCCCGGGGAGGTGATCGTCGGCATTGATTTCCGCCCGGTCGACGGCAGATTGTACGGCCTCAGCAACTTCAGCCGCGTTTACACCATTGACACGGTTTCGGCTGCTGCACTGCCGGTGCGCTCGACGCCGCTCAGCACCGGCCTGGTTGGTTCTTCTTTCGGATTCGGCTTCAATCCCGTGCCCGACAAAATGCGCGTGCACAGCAATGCCGAGCAGGATTTGCGGGTGGATCCGGTGACTGGTGCGCTGGCCCAGGATTCGACGCTCGCCTTTGACAACAGTGATCCCTATTTTGGCGCCAATCCCAACATTGTCGGTACCGCCTACACCAACAGCGTTGCCGGTGCGACCAGCACGGCTTTGTATGCCATCGATTCCAATTGGGATCTGCTGGTCTATTTGCCCAGCCCGAATAATGGCAGGATGTTGACCATCGGCGATTTGGGGGTTAACACCAATGACTTCGTGGGCTTTGACATTTCGGCGCCGGATGGCCTGGCCTACGCCGCGTTGACGGTTGCGGGCAACGGCAGATCCAGCCTGTATCTCATCAATCTCGCAACCGGCGCGGCCAGCTTGCAGGGTGGCATTGGCGGCAATTTGCCGGTGCATACTCTTGCGGTTGCACCGTGA
- a CDS encoding pyridoxal-phosphate dependent enzyme, translating to MPFPTLADIRAAAGRIKPYAHRTPVMTCESINHMVGARLFFKCENLQKVGAFKFRGACNAVFSLSDGDLAHGVATHSSGNHAAALALAARLRGAPAFIVMPKTAPRIKKLAVEGYGGRIVFCEPTLAAREAALAQVVAETGATIVHPFNDERVIAGQGTAALELLQEVDELDYVLAPVGGGGLLSGTALAVAGISPKTKVIAAEPAGADDACRSLQQGRIVPSINPQTIADGLLTSLCELTFGIIRRHVDQIVTVSEQNIITAMRHIWERMKIIVEPSAAVVLGALLENKFDFTGKRLGLILSGGNCDLEKLPWLPQ from the coding sequence ATGCCCTTCCCCACTTTGGCCGACATTCGCGCCGCTGCCGGGCGCATCAAGCCGTACGCGCATCGCACGCCGGTCATGACCTGCGAAAGCATCAATCACATGGTCGGGGCCCGATTATTTTTCAAATGCGAAAATTTGCAAAAAGTCGGGGCCTTCAAATTTCGCGGTGCCTGCAATGCGGTTTTCTCGTTAAGCGATGGCGACCTGGCGCACGGCGTGGCGACGCATTCTTCCGGCAATCATGCGGCCGCCCTGGCGCTGGCAGCGCGTTTGCGCGGTGCGCCGGCCTTCATCGTCATGCCCAAAACCGCGCCGCGCATCAAAAAACTGGCAGTGGAAGGCTACGGTGGCAGGATCGTCTTTTGCGAGCCGACGCTGGCGGCGCGTGAAGCCGCGCTGGCGCAAGTGGTCGCGGAAACCGGCGCCACGATCGTGCATCCCTTCAATGACGAACGTGTCATCGCCGGACAGGGCACCGCCGCGCTCGAATTGCTGCAGGAAGTGGATGAGCTCGACTATGTGCTGGCGCCGGTGGGGGGCGGCGGATTGTTGAGTGGCACGGCGCTGGCGGTTGCCGGCATTTCACCCAAAACAAAAGTGATCGCTGCCGAACCGGCCGGCGCGGATGATGCCTGTCGTTCGCTGCAGCAGGGCAGGATCGTGCCTTCGATCAATCCCCAAACAATTGCCGACGGCCTGCTCACTTCGCTGTGCGAGCTGACCTTCGGCATCATTCGCCGTCACGTTGATCAAATCGTGACCGTCAGCGAGCAGAACATCATCACCGCCATGCGGCACATCTGGGAACGCATGAAAATCATTGTTGAACCCTCGGCGGCAGTTGTGTTGGGCGCGCTCTTGGAAAACAAATTCGATTTCACCGGCAAGCGCTTGGGCTTGATCCTCTCCGGCGGCAATTGCGATCTGGAAAAGCTGCCGTGGCTGCCACAATGA
- a CDS encoding DUF5110 domain-containing protein, translating into MAKPFFPTDWKKSVSFPQFLLSFLFPACLQAGVGDVTEIHVQEDVLTLQAGAATVVFHVCRPNILRISFRPPGAGEPDTLIAPRRDWPAVRAQIDTSGDALVITTAALRLTITRRPMRFTLYDASGRQLLQEMPAVGLHDNGIRLRVSGGNFYGIYNNFTGSLSKNQGGTISAGMQGHAGAPFVWTTAGYGLLMNSDSGEIKIADGQLDFTVARARQFHRLGAKDGTKTPARTGVELYLLVGNPREIFAAMTAVSGAAPLFPRFAHGFLNTEWGMDQAELLGDIKTYRAKGIPLDAYILDFDWMAYGEDNYGEFRWGPKFPDGPSGRLKQVTDSLGVKLFGIRKPRVHLDTEQGRFAKSRGFFLDSEKDYFSKQQVGRLNFHMPEVRQWYFDSFWDRHHSFATGIIGYWNDEADSYGGNLMFLQMQRANYEGQRRRNNLRVWSINRNFFLGAQRYAYGHWSGDIPTGFESMAQQRLFMLSSVMLGSAWWGMDIGGFKDRPAPENYIRWMQFGAFVPIFRVHGTLNQEREPWQFGPEAEAIVTKYIRLRYALLPYIYSHAWENHLTGLSLVRPLVWDYPDDPRVAELYSQWLFGESLLVTPVVQPHADTVSVYLPAGTWFDFWTEQRHTGGRWVNVPVTLRDLPIFVKAGAIVPMAPVGRFVDDPQTPPNPLTLHCYPDGAGSFTLYDDDGMTYEYEQGRYAVTAMTFADHGDHLLLRLAARQGGYQPPVRDFLVAIHALPATPAAVVHDGRRVQQEKLDRVRAGTTTGWAYDGHKQLLYVRLSDNGELQSLRVVR; encoded by the coding sequence ATGGCCAAGCCCTTCTTCCCGACCGACTGGAAAAAAAGCGTTTCATTTCCGCAGTTTCTGTTGTCCTTCCTCTTCCCGGCGTGTCTGCAGGCCGGAGTGGGCGATGTCACGGAAATCCATGTGCAGGAAGATGTGCTCACGCTGCAGGCCGGTGCGGCAACCGTCGTCTTTCACGTGTGCCGGCCCAACATTCTCCGGATCAGCTTTCGTCCACCGGGCGCCGGTGAGCCGGACACGCTGATTGCACCGCGGCGAGACTGGCCTGCCGTGCGCGCGCAGATCGACACCAGTGGCGATGCTCTGGTGATCACCACCGCGGCCTTGCGGCTGACCATCACGCGCCGGCCCATGCGCTTCACGCTCTACGATGCCAGCGGCCGGCAACTGCTCCAGGAAATGCCGGCTGTGGGTCTGCATGATAACGGCATTCGTTTGCGCGTGAGCGGCGGGAACTTTTATGGCATTTACAACAATTTCACCGGCAGTTTGAGCAAGAACCAAGGCGGCACGATCAGTGCCGGCATGCAGGGCCACGCCGGCGCGCCATTCGTCTGGACCACTGCCGGCTATGGTTTGTTGATGAACAGCGACAGCGGTGAGATCAAAATCGCCGATGGTCAGTTGGATTTCACAGTGGCACGCGCGCGGCAATTCCACCGGCTGGGTGCCAAAGACGGCACAAAAACTCCCGCCCGGACCGGTGTCGAGCTTTATCTTCTCGTGGGCAACCCGCGCGAGATATTCGCAGCCATGACCGCGGTCTCGGGTGCTGCGCCGCTTTTTCCCAGATTTGCGCACGGTTTCCTGAACACCGAGTGGGGCATGGATCAGGCCGAGCTGCTGGGTGACATCAAAACCTACCGCGCCAAGGGCATACCGCTGGATGCCTACATTCTCGACTTTGACTGGATGGCCTACGGCGAGGACAACTATGGTGAGTTCCGCTGGGGACCAAAATTTCCCGACGGGCCGAGCGGCCGCCTGAAGCAGGTGACCGATTCGCTGGGCGTGAAGCTGTTCGGCATTCGCAAACCGCGCGTGCATCTCGATACCGAACAGGGCCGCTTTGCCAAAAGCCGGGGATTCTTCCTCGACAGCGAGAAGGATTATTTCAGCAAGCAGCAGGTGGGCCGGTTGAATTTTCATATGCCGGAAGTGCGGCAATGGTATTTCGATTCATTCTGGGATCGCCACCACAGCTTCGCCACCGGCATTATCGGGTATTGGAACGACGAAGCGGACAGCTACGGCGGCAACCTGATGTTCCTGCAGATGCAGCGCGCCAACTATGAAGGCCAGCGCCGGCGCAACAATCTGCGCGTGTGGTCGATCAACCGCAATTTTTTCCTCGGTGCGCAGCGCTATGCCTACGGCCACTGGTCGGGCGACATACCCACCGGCTTCGAATCCATGGCACAGCAGCGCCTCTTTATGCTGAGCAGTGTGATGTTGGGGTCGGCATGGTGGGGAATGGATATCGGTGGTTTTAAAGACCGGCCCGCGCCCGAGAACTATATTCGCTGGATGCAATTCGGCGCGTTCGTGCCGATCTTTCGGGTGCACGGCACGCTCAACCAGGAACGTGAGCCCTGGCAATTTGGTCCCGAAGCCGAGGCCATCGTGACGAAGTACATTCGCCTGCGCTATGCCCTGCTGCCTTACATCTATTCCCATGCCTGGGAGAATCATCTGACCGGGCTGTCGCTAGTGCGGCCGTTGGTGTGGGACTATCCCGATGATCCCCGGGTTGCCGAGCTTTATTCGCAGTGGCTGTTCGGCGAGTCCCTGCTCGTTACGCCGGTGGTGCAGCCGCACGCGGACACGGTTTCGGTTTATTTGCCGGCGGGCACCTGGTTTGATTTTTGGACGGAGCAGAGGCACACCGGCGGCCGCTGGGTGAATGTGCCGGTGACCCTGCGGGATCTTCCAATCTTCGTCAAAGCCGGTGCAATTGTGCCAATGGCGCCGGTGGGGCGATTCGTGGATGATCCGCAGACACCCCCGAATCCGCTCACGCTTCATTGCTATCCCGACGGCGCGGGCAGCTTTACGCTCTATGATGATGACGGCATGACTTATGAGTATGAGCAGGGCAGGTATGCGGTGACGGCCATGACATTTGCGGATCACGGTGATCATCTGCTGCTGCGTCTCGCGGCACGCCAGGGCGGGTATCAACCGCCGGTGCGGGATTTCCTGGTGGCAATTCACGCCCTGCCCGCCACGCCGGCGGCGGTCGTGCATGACGGCCGGCGAGTGCAACAGGAAAAATTGGATCGAGTTCGCGCTGGCACAACGACGGGCTGGGCCTATGACGGCCACAAACAGTTGCTCTACGTGCGTTTGTCTGACAATGGTGAGCTGCAATCATTGCGTGTCGTGCGCTAG
- a CDS encoding response regulator, translating to MPFHIQEEKMRELGRILIADDEVGFAEVTADLLREEGYVCDCAADAFAARRLLTGHCYDLLVADIKMPGNEELEFIGILPALAPICRSFLSPAIPHWRPPSNRPACRWWGT from the coding sequence ATGCCGTTTCATATCCAGGAAGAAAAGATGAGAGAATTGGGCCGGATTCTGATTGCCGATGACGAGGTTGGATTTGCAGAGGTGACGGCCGACTTGCTGCGCGAAGAAGGCTATGTCTGCGATTGCGCCGCCGATGCCTTTGCCGCGCGCCGCCTGCTCACCGGCCACTGTTATGACTTGCTGGTGGCGGATATCAAAATGCCCGGGAATGAGGAGCTGGAATTTATCGGGATACTGCCCGCCCTTGCCCCCATTTGCCGGTCATTCTTGTCTCCGGCTATCCCACACTGGAGACCGCCATCAAATCGACCCGCCTGTCGGTGGTGGGGTACATGA
- a CDS encoding multiheme c-type cytochrome produces MLRNVWRSLVMLAGLLLAAPLPAQQCVECHKKVTPNIVSDWQLSKHSQNEIDCAVCHGAEHQSAQDVAKAKIPTPETCGTCHAERLEQFKGGKHAAAWAAMKAMPTAHWQPMALMEGMKGCGGCHKIGLKSDAEIAELRKNGAGFGVASCDACHTRHTFSVQEARQPQACQTCHMGFDHPQWEMYSASKHGVRHLLKQNGTLPESVAAPTCQTCHMQEGNHEVRTAWGFLAVRLPMPEDKEWAADRATILQALGVLDPAGKPTARLDVVKAADVARLTQESWQKERDKMLKTCNQCHSLNFARAELEKGDQMIKAADKLTAEAIRLVAGLYQDGILAKPANYAHPFPDLLTFHDAPTLIEQKLFVMFLEHRMRAFQGTFHANPDYALWYGWSEMQQDLTEIKTLAEEMRAKKKS; encoded by the coding sequence ATGTTGCGAAATGTATGGCGAAGTCTGGTGATGCTGGCCGGCCTCCTGCTGGCCGCGCCGTTGCCGGCGCAGCAATGCGTGGAATGCCACAAAAAAGTCACCCCCAACATCGTGAGCGACTGGCAGCTCAGCAAGCACAGTCAAAACGAAATTGATTGTGCCGTGTGTCATGGCGCGGAACATCAAAGCGCGCAGGACGTGGCCAAAGCCAAAATTCCGACGCCGGAAACCTGCGGCACCTGTCACGCCGAGCGCCTGGAGCAATTCAAGGGCGGCAAGCATGCCGCCGCGTGGGCGGCGATGAAGGCGATGCCCACCGCCCATTGGCAGCCGATGGCATTGATGGAAGGAATGAAAGGCTGTGGTGGCTGTCACAAAATCGGCTTGAAGAGTGATGCCGAAATCGCCGAGCTGCGCAAGAACGGCGCCGGCTTCGGGGTGGCCTCCTGCGATGCCTGCCACACCCGCCACACCTTCTCGGTGCAGGAAGCCAGGCAACCGCAGGCCTGCCAGACCTGCCACATGGGTTTCGATCATCCGCAATGGGAGATGTATTCGGCATCCAAGCACGGCGTGCGCCATCTGTTGAAGCAGAACGGCACCCTGCCGGAGAGCGTGGCGGCCCCCACCTGCCAGACCTGCCATATGCAGGAAGGCAATCATGAAGTGCGGACGGCATGGGGCTTTCTCGCCGTGCGGCTGCCGATGCCGGAGGACAAAGAGTGGGCAGCCGATCGCGCCACCATCCTGCAGGCGCTGGGCGTGCTCGATCCCGCCGGCAAACCCACGGCCCGCCTGGATGTGGTCAAGGCGGCCGATGTCGCGCGCCTGACGCAGGAAAGCTGGCAAAAAGAGCGCGACAAAATGCTCAAGACCTGCAATCAGTGCCATTCGCTCAACTTTGCGCGCGCTGAACTGGAAAAAGGCGACCAGATGATCAAGGCGGCCGACAAGCTGACGGCCGAGGCCATTCGCCTCGTCGCAGGACTTTATCAAGACGGTATCCTCGCCAAACCTGCAAACTATGCCCATCCCTTCCCGGACCTGCTCACCTTCCACGATGCCCCCACGCTGATCGAACAGAAGCTCTTTGTCATGTTCCTGGAACATCGCATGCGGGCATTTCAGGGCACCTTTCATGCCAATCCCGATTATGCCCTGTGGTATGGCTGGAGCGAGATGCAACAGGATTTGACCGAAATCAAAACCCTGGCGGAGGAAATGCGCGCGAAAAAGAAGTCATAA
- a CDS encoding carbon-nitrogen hydrolase family protein: MKLKLACVQFHSRPGEVAYNLDQMTRWCEHARAAGAEVALFPEACLTGYCRPREMTGLAMPFAGALADRLAELARVNKLLLAFGMPERDGAAIYNSLIAIAPDGRELARYRKTHLWAAETRWAKAGDCFVSFQTEQAHFGLMLCYDTRFPEVSRALALRGVTILLVASAWRSSHVEEWRFCARARALDNGVFLAGSDAILDADHFKCAGGSLIAGPAGEILAQARYHEESMIVAEIDTAALAARRRDLPLLEQRRPELYAAAGVCSTLPP, from the coding sequence ATGAAACTCAAATTGGCCTGCGTCCAATTTCACTCCCGCCCGGGAGAAGTGGCGTACAACCTGGACCAAATGACGCGCTGGTGTGAACATGCCCGTGCCGCAGGCGCGGAAGTCGCACTCTTTCCCGAGGCCTGTCTCACCGGATATTGCCGTCCGCGGGAAATGACCGGGCTGGCCATGCCTTTTGCCGGCGCCCTCGCCGATCGCCTGGCTGAGCTTGCGCGCGTCAACAAACTGCTGCTGGCTTTTGGCATGCCGGAACGTGACGGTGCGGCAATTTACAATTCCCTGATCGCCATTGCACCCGACGGCAGGGAGCTGGCGCGCTATCGCAAAACGCATTTGTGGGCCGCGGAGACCCGCTGGGCAAAAGCGGGAGATTGCTTTGTCAGTTTTCAAACTGAGCAGGCGCATTTTGGCCTGATGCTGTGCTATGACACACGCTTCCCGGAGGTGAGCCGCGCCCTGGCCCTGCGCGGCGTGACCATCCTGCTGGTGGCGAGTGCGTGGCGTTCCAGTCACGTGGAAGAATGGCGCTTTTGTGCGCGCGCTCGTGCGCTGGACAATGGCGTCTTTCTCGCCGGCAGCGATGCCATCCTCGATGCCGATCATTTCAAATGTGCTGGCGGCAGCCTGATCGCCGGACCGGCCGGTGAAATACTGGCACAGGCCCGCTACCATGAAGAGAGCATGATTGTCGCCGAAATCGACACCGCCGCGCTTGCGGCGCGCCGGCGGGACCTGCCCCTGCTCGAGCAGCGCCGGCCCGAGCTTTATGCCGCCGCCGGTGTCTGCTCCACCCTGCCCCCCTGA